In Salvelinus sp. IW2-2015 unplaced genomic scaffold, ASM291031v2 Un_scaffold6192, whole genome shotgun sequence, one genomic interval encodes:
- the LOC112078753 gene encoding NACHT, LRR and PYD domains-containing protein 1-like, translated as MFRHRTPKGSYECTVSGLRWLCERDVILKYHFRNWEPYSQLLKDMQYTQGGPLLDITMELGELEEVHLPHFVCLGTNPSLRNEMKILHVEEHGVSLEEVHEVTRFHAKILHPKFSAISLILSYIFSWNVHCDVVLYLAVKRSTVISRLYLLLRNSSQKESCKRMASYRRISFTADTTPSCCAVSGAGGPAESSLTGSTEHQLRSVRTEFVKRVSRPVLNELLDGLLEQTVINQEEMESVKVIAKRAEMARDIIDMVLRKGNESCSRMINLLGKLDPRLWTELQNNSCSQPLEVGRPGRVDRKDGSTCSCCLLL; from the exons atgttcag GCACAGGACACCCAAAGGGAGTTATGAGTGCACAGTGTCTGGTCTCCGctggctgtgtgagagagatgtcaTTCTAAAGTATCACTTCAGGAACTGGGAACCCTACAGTCAACTTCTGAAAGACATGCAGTACACACAAGGTGGTCCATTGCTGGACATCACTATGGAGTTAGGTGAACTGGAGGAAGTTCATCTGCCACACTTTGTCTGTTTAG GGACCAACCCTTCCCTGAGGAATGAGATGAAGATTCTTCATGTAGAGGAACATGGAGTGTCTTTAGAGGAAGTGCATGAGGTCACCAGATTCCATGCTAAGATTCTCCATCCCAAGTTCTCAGCTATCTCTCTGATACTGAGCTATATCTTTTCTTGGAACGTCCACTGTGACGTGGTCCTCTATTTGGCAGTAAAAAGGTCAACAGTAATTTCAAGGCTGTACCTGCTCCTCAGAAACTCGAGTCAGAAAGAG TCGTGCAAGCGCATGGCGTCCTACAGAAGAATCAGCTTTACTGCAGACACCACACCAAGCTGTT GTGCTGTGTCGGGGGCAGGAGGTCCAGCTGAGAGCAGTCTGACTGGTTCTACAGAGCACCAGCTGCGTTCTGTACGGACAGAGTTTGTGAAACGAGTGTCAAGACCTGTCCTGAATGAACTTCTGGACGGACTCCTGGAACAAACAGTCATCAACCAGGAGGAAATGGAGTCAGTGAAGGTGATCGCTAAGAGGGCAGAGATGGCACGTGACATCATCGACATGGTGTTGAGAAAAGGAAATGAGTCGTGTTCCAGGATGATCAACCTTCTTGGGAAGCTGGACCCCCGTCTTTGGACAGAGCTTCAGAACAACAGTTGTAGTCAACCCCTGGAGGTGGGGAGACCAGGCAGAGTAGACAGAAAGGATGGTTCAACATGTTCTTGCTGTCTGTTGCTTTAA